From a single Thermothielavioides terrestris NRRL 8126 chromosome 3, complete sequence genomic region:
- a CDS encoding glycoside hydrolase family 55 protein (CAZy_ID 269829) yields the protein MMVRFAFVAAVLCGAYLGTRDKTSFWYANIDHTSAVVRGYAPDLDGDQSYEIFRAVTPGDGPGIEAAINEASNGANRRAQWLASQPRVVYIPPGEYVVNKTIYMNTDTIIMGDATNVRCPASKLHCDATADHQAQPPVIKASVGFSGSGKLFSGQDPTTGEKGELSFAVGLKNIVLDTTNVPGGQPFVALWWGVAQAAQLQNVRIYMPHAEYGVGHSGMRLGRGSTLTVADVRIEGGQNGIWNNGHQQVLYKSIYFYQNNVGILIDGGHTISIVNSTFDTVGTGVLSTKGSPWIALIDAKSINSGITFKTTASASYLIENLDKDTKSDIAHGPGDFVIGPQSHVAQFSYGNTIDHNPVYAPIKSTSLTRPSALAPSGRYPAIPAPNYASSPASDFLNVKDPAQNGGHRVLGDHSVDESAALNAILQLAAAQGKIAYFPFGKYRVDSTLTVPAGSRLVGEAWATITGAGSFFADAAHPRPVVQVGRAGEVGTAHIQDMRFTVSEALPGAIILQFNLAGATPGDVAIWNSLVTVGGTRGAGALTGACRDARAPCRAAFLGLHLARTSSVYVENVWNWVADHVAEDFDGGSNFAAGRGVLVEATRGTWLHGVGSEHWWLYQLNLRKAENVMVSLLQSETNYDQGDNNPVVVPAPWTVDESGWGDPGFGWCGAKDRRCRMGLANYINGGRNIHTYASASWAFFSGPGYQECADVCQRVMHFVQETPSGLQAFGLCSKDTYATLRLANGTEVVTKNGFTGSWGGDIGRYTP from the exons ATGATGGTCCGGTTTGCATTCGTCGCTGCCGTACTATGCGGCGCCTACCTCGGCACT CGGGACAAGACCAGCTTCTGGTACGCCAACATCGACCACACGAGCGCCGTTGTCCGCGGCTACGCTCCTGACCTCGATGGAGACCAAAGCTACGAGATTTTCCGCGCTGTCACACCCGGTGATGGCCCCGGCATCGAGGCTGCCATCAACGAGGCAAGCAACGGGGCCAACCGCCGCGCCCAATGGCTGGCTTCTCAGCCGAGG GTTGTCTACATCCCGCCGGGCGAGTACGTCGTCAACAAGACCATCTACATGAACACAGACACAATCATCATGGGGGATGCTACGAACGTAAGATGTCCTGCATCTAAACTGCATTGTGATGCAACTGCTGACCACCAGGCACAGCCCCCGGTCATTAAAGCGTCAGTTGGCTTTTCCGGCAGCGGGAAGCTGTTCTCCGGACAGGACCCAACAACGGGTGAGAAGGGCGAGCTTTCGTTTGCCGTCGGCCTCAAGAACATTGTGCTGGACACCACCAATGTCCCTGGCGGGCAGCCATTTGTCGCGCTGTGGTGGGGGGTCGCACAGGCAGCCCAGCTTCAGAATGTCAGGATCTACATGCCGCATGCCGAGTACGGGGTTGGGCATTCTGGAATGCGGCTGGGACGAGGCTCGACGCTCACGGTGGCCGATGTGCGCATCGAGGGAGGCCAG AACGGCATCTGGAATAACGGGCACCAGCAGGTTCTGTACAAGAGCATCTACTTCTACCAAAACAATGTCGGCATACTGATCGACGGCGGCCACACCATCAGCATCGTCAACTCCACCTTCGATACCGTCGGTACCGGCGTCCTCAGCACGAAAGGGTCTCCCTGGATAGCTCTCATCGATGCCAAGTCGATCAACTCGGGCATCACCTTCAAGACGACCGCCTCCGCGTCCTACCTCATCGAGAACCTCGACAAGGACACCAAGAGCGACATTGCCCACGGGCCGGGCGACTTCGTCATCGGGCCGCAATCCCACGTCGCCCAGTTCTCCTACGGGAACACTATCGACCACAACCCCGTTTACGCGCCCATCAAATCCACCAGCCTCACCCGCCCCTCCGCCCTCGCGCCGTCCGGCCGCTACCCCGCCATCCCGGCCCCAAACTACGCCAGCAGCCCGGCATCCGACTTCCTCAACGTCAAAGACCCGGCCCAAAACGGCGGCCACCGCGTCCTAGGCGACCACAGCGTCGACGAGTCCGCCGCGCTCAACGCCATCCTCcagctggccgcggcgcagGGCAAGATCGCCTACTTCCCCTTCGGCAAGTACCGGGTGGACTCGACGCTGACCGTGCCGGCGGGCAGCCGGCTGGTGGGCGAAGCGTGGGCGACGATCACGGGGGCGGGGTCGTTCTTCGCGGACGCGGCGCACCCGCGGCCGGTGGTGCaggtcggccgcgccggggaGGTCGGCACGGCGCACATCCAGGACATGCGCTTCACCGTCAGCGAGGCGCTGCCCGGCGCCATCATCCTGCAGTTCAACCTGGCCGGCGCCACGCCCGGCGACGTGGCCATCTGGAACAGCCTGGTGACGGTGGGCGGGACGCGCGGGGCGGGCGCGCTGACGGGCGCGTGCCGCGACGCGCGCGCCCCGTGCCGGGCCGCGTTCCTGGGCCTGCACCTGGCCCGGACGTCGTCCGTGTACGTGGAGAACGTGTGGAACTGGGTGGCGGACCACGTGGCGGAGGACTTCGACGGCGGGAGCAActtcgcggccggccgggggGTGCTGGTGGAGGCCACGCGGGGCACCTGGCTGCACGGGGTCGGGTCGGAGCACTGGTGGCTGTATCAGTTGAACCTGCGGAAGGCGGAGAACGTGATGGTCAGCCTGCTGCAGAGCGAGACCAACTACGACCAGGGGGACAACAAcccggtggtggtgccggcgccgtggacgGTGGATGAGAGCGGGTGGGGGGACCCCGGGTTTGGGTGGTGCGGCGCGAAGGATAGGCGGTGCAGGATGGGGCTGGCGAATTACATCAATGGCGGGAGGAACATCCACACGtacgcctcggcctcgtggGCGTTCTTCAGCGGGCCGGGGTACCAGGAGTGCGCCGATGTGTGCCAGAGGGTCATGCACTTTGTGCAGGAGACCCCGTCGGGCCTGCAGGCCTTTGGGCTGTGCAGCAAGGACACATACGCCACGCTGCGGCTGGCCAATGGGACGGAGGTAGTCACGAAGAATGGGTTCACGGGGTCGTGGGGAGGTGACATCGGCAGGTATACACCGTAG